A portion of the Streptomyces sp. YPW6 genome contains these proteins:
- a CDS encoding IS5 family transposase, producing MGRGDLTDAEWERLRPFLPVTNRRCGRWRDHRQVIDGILRRVRTGAQWRDLPERFGPWKTVNERHRLWSADGARERLLQHVQAEADAVGDIDWDISVDSTIVRAHQHAAGARTDPPSALTSKGAGQTPGRDPVAEPHRPPGGSSGGGEGLGRS from the coding sequence ATGGGGCGGGGAGATCTCACGGATGCCGAGTGGGAGAGGCTGCGGCCGTTCCTGCCGGTCACTAACAGGCGTTGTGGCCGGTGGCGGGACCATCGGCAGGTGATCGACGGGATTCTGCGCCGGGTGCGGACCGGTGCGCAGTGGCGGGATCTGCCCGAGCGGTTCGGCCCCTGGAAGACGGTCAACGAGCGCCACCGGCTGTGGTCGGCCGACGGGGCCCGGGAGCGTCTGCTCCAGCACGTCCAAGCGGAAGCGGACGCGGTCGGCGACATCGACTGGGACATCTCCGTCGACTCCACCATTGTCCGGGCCCACCAGCACGCGGCCGGCGCCCGCACCGACCCGCCATCGGCCCTCACCTCAAAGGGGGCTGGGCAAACACCAGGACGAGACCCCGTGGCAGAGCCACATCGCCCGCCTGGTGGAAGTAGTGGCGGAGGCGAGGGACTGGGCCGCTCATAG
- a CDS encoding thymosin beta-4 family protein yields the protein MSETTPNSDGPTEDRSEVASFDHSKLKHVETEEKNPLPTAAMLGEELMPDRSEVASFDPSKLKHVETEEKSPLPTPATLGEELMPDRSEVASFDPSKLKHVGTEEKNPLPTAAMLGEELRPDRSGVASFDDSKLKHVGTEEYSPLPTAATLGEELSPAPLPTDATAVHGTDG from the coding sequence ATGTCCGAGACCACGCCCAATTCAGATGGCCCCACCGAGGATCGGTCGGAAGTCGCGTCGTTCGATCACTCGAAGCTGAAGCATGTGGAGACTGAGGAGAAAAACCCTCTCCCCACGGCCGCGATGCTTGGTGAAGAGCTGATGCCGGATCGGTCAGAAGTCGCGTCGTTCGATCCCTCGAAGCTGAAGCATGTGGAGACTGAGGAGAAGAGCCCTCTCCCCACGCCCGCGACGCTTGGTGAAGAGCTGATGCCGGATCGGTCAGAAGTCGCGTCGTTCGATCCCTCGAAGCTGAAGCATGTGGGGACCGAGGAGAAAAACCCTCTCCCCACGGCCGCGATGCTTGGTGAAGAGCTGAGGCCGGATCGGTCAGGAGTCGCGTCGTTCGATGACTCGAAGCTGAAGCATGTGGGGACCGAGGAGTACAGCCCTCTCCCCACGGCCGCGACGCTTGGTGAAGAGCTGAGCCCGGCTCCGCTGCCCACTGACGCTACTGCCGTGCACGGCACCGACGGCTAA
- a CDS encoding transposase, whose protein sequence is MLARWFGVDRSTITRAVGEVRPLLAERGCTASPDVRLRTLADVVDHLGASGTTGIIDGTEIRVRRPAAGRKDRDKFISGKNKQNAVKSMVVTEAEGRVLWCSPARPASCADITHARRLGLVKLLADGPAVERFSPMPATRGSARRSAAGW, encoded by the coding sequence GTGCTGGCCCGCTGGTTCGGCGTGGACCGCTCCACCATCACCCGTGCCGTCGGCGAGGTGCGGCCCCTGCTCGCCGAGCGAGGCTGCACGGCCAGCCCCGACGTGCGGCTGAGAACTCTGGCTGACGTCGTCGACCACCTCGGCGCGAGCGGAACGACCGGCATCATCGACGGCACCGAGATCCGCGTCCGTCGGCCGGCCGCCGGACGGAAGGACCGCGACAAGTTCATCTCCGGCAAGAACAAGCAGAACGCCGTCAAGTCCATGGTGGTCACGGAGGCCGAAGGCCGCGTGCTGTGGTGCAGCCCAGCACGACCCGCAAGCTGCGCGGACATCACTCACGCCCGCCGACTAGGGCTGGTCAAGCTCTTGGCCGACGGGCCCGCGGTCGAGAGATTCTCGCCGATGCCGGCTACCAGGGGCTCGGCGCGCAGGTCGGCGGCCGGGTGGTGA
- a CDS encoding LysR family transcriptional regulator: MSNPEIRELEAFLALADELHFGRAGERLHLSQSRISQLLRALESRIGGRLVDRTSRRVRLTPLGERLHTGLRPAFDAIVETIGEVREAARGVGGVLRIGFQGTANDPFMRAVTAFRDGHPDCAAEIVELPLSDPFGAVHRGEVDVAVVLMPVRDDALVVGPVFSARPLVLAVSDRHPYARRPGIGVEDLAGCPLIGVSPPAPEYWRLAQAPVVTPGGRAVPAGPAVGSLQEGLALVRAGRGGMLLCDPTADYYGSHAVAFVPVAGLPESALALVWHRNHETARTRGFARSLAAVTGTAG, from the coding sequence ATGAGCAACCCGGAGATCCGGGAGCTGGAGGCCTTCCTCGCGCTGGCCGACGAGCTCCACTTCGGCCGGGCCGGGGAGCGCCTCCATCTCTCGCAGAGCCGGATCAGTCAGCTGCTGCGGGCGCTGGAGAGCAGGATCGGCGGACGGCTGGTCGACCGCACGAGCCGCCGGGTCCGGCTCACCCCGCTCGGCGAGCGGCTGCACACGGGGCTGCGGCCGGCCTTCGACGCGATCGTGGAGACGATCGGCGAGGTCCGGGAGGCGGCCCGGGGCGTCGGCGGGGTGCTCCGCATCGGCTTCCAGGGGACGGCGAACGACCCGTTCATGCGGGCGGTCACGGCTTTCCGCGACGGGCACCCCGACTGCGCCGCCGAGATCGTGGAGCTGCCGCTCTCCGATCCGTTCGGCGCGGTGCACCGGGGCGAGGTGGACGTGGCGGTGGTGCTGATGCCGGTCCGGGACGACGCGCTGGTGGTCGGCCCGGTGTTCTCGGCCCGGCCGCTGGTCCTGGCCGTCTCCGACCGGCACCCGTACGCGCGTCGCCCCGGCATCGGCGTCGAGGACCTGGCGGGCTGCCCGCTCATCGGTGTCTCACCGCCGGCCCCGGAGTACTGGCGGCTGGCCCAGGCCCCGGTCGTGACGCCCGGGGGCCGGGCGGTTCCGGCGGGACCGGCGGTGGGCAGCCTGCAGGAGGGGCTCGCCCTGGTGCGGGCGGGCCGGGGCGGGATGCTGCTCTGCGACCCGACGGCCGACTACTACGGCAGCCACGCGGTGGCCTTCGTGCCGGTGGCCGGCCTCCCGGAGTCCGCCCTCGCGCTGGTGTGGCACCGCAACCACGAGACGGCCCGGACGCGGGGCTTCGCCCGGTCCCTGGCGGCCGTCACCGGGACCGCCGGGTGA
- the msrA gene encoding peptide-methionine (S)-S-oxide reductase MsrA, whose translation MFLNHRTPVLPTPEQALRGRPVPEFSVPSRHTVLGNPLVGPYPEGLEVADFALGCFWGAERKFWQTEGVWTTLVGYQGGYTENPTYEEACSGLTGHTEAVRVVFDPAVVSYEKLLKLFWESHNPTQGFRQGNDVGTQYRSAIYTHSPAQAAAAEASRAAYQKVLTASGHQEITTEILPAEDRPFWPAEAYHQQYLDKNPGGYCGIGGTGVSCPVGVAPAEG comes from the coding sequence ATGTTCCTGAACCACCGCACCCCCGTGCTCCCCACCCCGGAGCAGGCCCTGCGCGGCCGCCCCGTCCCCGAGTTCAGCGTCCCCTCCCGCCACACGGTCCTCGGCAACCCGCTGGTGGGCCCGTACCCGGAGGGCCTGGAGGTGGCGGACTTCGCTCTGGGCTGCTTCTGGGGCGCGGAGCGAAAGTTCTGGCAGACGGAAGGCGTGTGGACGACGCTGGTCGGCTACCAGGGCGGCTACACGGAGAACCCCACGTACGAGGAGGCCTGCTCGGGCCTGACCGGCCACACGGAGGCGGTGCGCGTCGTCTTCGACCCGGCCGTCGTGTCGTACGAGAAGCTGCTGAAGCTGTTCTGGGAGTCGCACAACCCGACCCAGGGCTTCCGCCAGGGCAACGACGTGGGCACCCAGTACCGCTCCGCGATCTACACCCACTCCCCCGCCCAGGCGGCGGCGGCCGAGGCCTCCCGTGCGGCGTACCAGAAGGTCCTGACGGCCTCGGGCCACCAGGAGATCACCACGGAGATCCTCCCGGCCGAGGACCGACCGTTCTGGCCGGCGGAGGCGTACCACCAGCAGTACCTGGACAAGAACCCGGGCGGCTACTGCGGCATCGGCGGCACGGGCGTCTCCTGCCCGGTCGGCGTGGCCCCGGCCGAGGGCTGA
- a CDS encoding transposase family protein, with the protein MLADAGYQGLGAQVGGRVVTPPHRKFKKNPPDWYEEMYERQRKAHSSRRIRVEHGIAHLKNWRALARHLGRREPMSDTVQAVAGLLSHQQTADLTSTRQR; encoded by the coding sequence ATTCTCGCCGATGCCGGCTACCAGGGGCTCGGCGCGCAGGTCGGCGGCCGGGTGGTGACACCACCGCACCGCAAGTTCAAGAAGAACCCCCCGGACTGGTACGAGGAGATGTACGAACGCCAGCGCAAGGCACACTCCTCAAGACGGATCCGGGTCGAGCACGGCATCGCCCATCTGAAGAACTGGCGTGCCCTGGCCCGCCACCTCGGCCGCCGCGAGCCCATGAGCGACACCGTCCAAGCCGTCGCCGGCCTGCTGTCCCATCAGCAGACCGCGGACCTGACGTCGACACGGCAGAGGTGA
- a CDS encoding MFS transporter encodes MTHVQEPSDCRAARPAPPHNGWPGVAALALGTFTVVTSEMLPVGLLTPMGRSLGVPEGVAGLTLTITGLVAALSAPVLVPLLGRADRRTALCVLVAVLVVGNLGAAWAPDFTTMVLARVLVGVGMGGVWAVAAGLAVRLVPAQSAGTATSLVFSGIAVASVLGVPAGTYLGDLAGWRAAFLAAAGLGAVVLAAAAVLLPRLPAEPAVPLAGALRLTREPRLRTGLLVVGFLVTGHFAAYTYVRPVLEDVSGVGAGTIGVLLLVYGIAGVAGNFLAGAGAARSPRATLLVIGTVLALTVAALPWLGGSPALAAALMVLWGLGYGGVSVSTQTWVLLAAPAAREAASSLFVAVFNAAIALGALAGGLVADGVGVTAVTVTGAALVAGALVTTAAGRAPVPAAPGKS; translated from the coding sequence ATGACGCACGTTCAGGAACCCTCCGACTGCCGGGCCGCCCGCCCGGCACCCCCGCACAACGGCTGGCCCGGTGTGGCGGCCCTCGCACTCGGCACGTTCACGGTGGTCACCTCCGAGATGCTGCCCGTCGGGCTGCTCACGCCGATGGGCCGCTCGCTCGGCGTCCCCGAGGGCGTGGCCGGACTGACGCTCACCATCACGGGTCTGGTCGCCGCGCTCTCGGCCCCCGTCCTGGTCCCGCTGCTCGGCCGCGCCGACCGGCGTACCGCCCTGTGCGTACTGGTCGCCGTGCTGGTCGTCGGCAACCTCGGCGCGGCTTGGGCGCCCGACTTCACGACCATGGTCCTCGCCCGGGTCCTGGTCGGCGTCGGCATGGGCGGTGTCTGGGCCGTCGCGGCCGGGCTCGCGGTCCGGCTGGTCCCGGCGCAGTCCGCGGGCACGGCCACGTCCCTCGTCTTCAGCGGCATCGCGGTGGCGTCCGTCCTCGGCGTCCCGGCCGGGACCTACCTCGGGGACCTCGCGGGCTGGCGGGCCGCGTTCCTGGCCGCCGCCGGGCTCGGGGCCGTGGTGCTGGCCGCCGCGGCGGTCCTGCTGCCCCGGCTGCCCGCGGAGCCCGCCGTCCCGTTGGCCGGGGCGCTGCGGCTGACCCGCGAGCCCCGGCTGCGCACCGGGCTCCTCGTCGTCGGCTTCCTGGTCACCGGGCACTTCGCCGCGTACACCTACGTCAGGCCGGTCCTGGAGGACGTCTCCGGCGTCGGCGCGGGCACGATCGGCGTCCTGCTCCTGGTGTACGGGATCGCCGGCGTGGCCGGGAACTTCCTCGCCGGGGCCGGGGCGGCCCGCTCCCCGCGCGCCACGCTGCTGGTGATCGGCACGGTCCTGGCGCTCACCGTGGCCGCTCTGCCGTGGCTGGGCGGTTCCCCCGCTCTCGCGGCCGCCCTGATGGTGCTCTGGGGCCTGGGCTACGGCGGTGTCTCCGTGAGCACGCAGACCTGGGTGCTGCTCGCCGCCCCCGCCGCCCGCGAGGCCGCCTCCTCGCTGTTCGTCGCGGTGTTCAACGCGGCCATCGCGCTCGGAGCGCTGGCCGGCGGGCTGGTGGCGGACGGCGTCGGCGTCACGGCGGTGACGGTGACGGGTGCGGCGCTGGTGGCGGGGGCGCTGGTGACCACGGCGGCGGGCCGGGCCCCCGTCCCCGCCGCACCCGGGAAGAGCTGA
- a CDS encoding cystathionine gamma-synthase encodes MSDQHSFETLAIHAGNTADPLTGAVVPPIYQVSTYKQDGVGGLRGGYEYSRSANPTRTALEENLAALEGGRRGLAFASGLAAEDCLLRTLLTPGDHVVIPNDAYGGTFRLFAKVASRWGVEFSVADTSDVAAVRAAITPRTKAVWVETPSNPLLGITDIAAVAQVAHEAGARLVVDNTFASPYLQQPLALGADAVVHSTTKYMGGHSDVVGGALVVSDPELAEELAYHQNAMGAVAGPFDAWLVLRGIKTLAVRMDRHTENATKVADLLTRHPKVSQVLYPGLPEHPGHEVAAKQMKAFGGMVSFRVAGGEEAAVEVCNRAKLFTLGESLGGVESLLEHPGRMTHASAAGSPLEVPADLVRLSVGIENGDDLIADLTQALG; translated from the coding sequence ATGAGCGACCAGCACAGCTTCGAAACCCTCGCCATCCACGCGGGGAACACCGCCGACCCCCTCACCGGCGCGGTGGTTCCGCCGATCTACCAGGTCTCGACGTACAAGCAGGACGGTGTGGGCGGACTGCGCGGCGGATACGAGTACAGCCGCAGCGCCAACCCGACCCGCACCGCGCTGGAGGAGAACCTCGCGGCCCTCGAAGGCGGCCGCCGCGGCCTCGCCTTCGCCTCCGGCCTCGCCGCCGAGGACTGCCTCCTCCGTACGCTGCTGACCCCCGGCGACCACGTGGTCATCCCGAACGACGCCTACGGCGGCACCTTCCGGCTGTTCGCGAAGGTCGCCTCGCGGTGGGGCGTGGAGTTCTCGGTGGCCGACACCTCGGACGTGGCCGCCGTACGGGCCGCGATCACCCCGCGCACCAAGGCGGTCTGGGTGGAGACCCCGTCCAACCCGCTGCTCGGCATCACCGACATCGCCGCCGTCGCCCAGGTCGCTCACGAGGCCGGGGCCCGCCTCGTCGTCGACAACACCTTCGCCTCGCCCTACCTCCAGCAGCCCCTCGCGCTCGGCGCGGACGCCGTCGTGCACTCCACCACCAAGTACATGGGCGGCCACTCCGACGTCGTCGGCGGCGCGCTCGTCGTGAGCGACCCGGAGCTGGCCGAGGAACTGGCGTACCACCAGAACGCCATGGGCGCGGTCGCCGGTCCCTTCGACGCCTGGCTCGTGCTGCGCGGCATCAAGACGCTCGCGGTCCGCATGGACCGGCACACCGAGAACGCCACCAAGGTCGCCGACCTGCTGACCCGGCACCCCAAGGTCTCCCAGGTGCTCTACCCGGGCCTGCCCGAGCACCCCGGCCACGAGGTCGCCGCCAAGCAGATGAAGGCCTTCGGCGGCATGGTCTCCTTCCGCGTCGCGGGCGGCGAGGAGGCGGCGGTCGAGGTCTGCAACCGGGCGAAGCTGTTCACGCTCGGTGAGTCCCTCGGCGGTGTGGAGTCCCTCCTGGAGCACCCGGGCCGAATGACGCACGCCTCCGCCGCCGGCTCCCCGCTGGAGGTCCCGGCCGACCTGGTCCGGCTCTCCGTCGGCATCGAGAACGGCGACGACCTGATCGCCGACCTCACGCAGGCGCTGGGCTGA